A section of the Bombus huntii isolate Logan2020A chromosome 5, iyBomHunt1.1, whole genome shotgun sequence genome encodes:
- the LOC126865638 gene encoding NPC intracellular cholesterol transporter 2 homolog a-like — translation MYRRIAVILVLCYLSFSPTCQALDIDDCGSKVGKFTSVTLDCDMNKSVCDLIPNTNATINIDFTVDKDVSKVNAVVHGIVMDVPIPFPLPNADACQAPDSGIKCPLKKGDATFHYKNTLLVLKSYPKVSVTVKWQLKDENNEDIICILIPARIK, via the exons ATGTATCGAAGGATTGCTGTAATTCTTGTCCTATGTTACCTGAGTTTCTCACCAACTTGTCAAGCCCTCGATATCGATGATTGTG GCTCGAAAGTGGGAAAATTTACGTCTGTAACTCTGGACTGTGATATGAATAAATCTGTATGTGATTTAATACCAAATACAAATGCAACAATTAATATCGATTTTACAGTTG ATAAAGATGTTTCAAAAGTTAATGCAGTTGTGCATGGTATTGTGATGGATGTTCCTATACCTTTTCCATTGCCAAATGCAGATGCTTGTCAAGCTCCTGATTCTGGCATTAAATGTCCCTTAAAGAAGGGTGATGCCACATTTCACTATAAAAATACGTTACTGGTACTAAAATCCTATCCTAAG GTCAGTGTTACCGTAAAGTGGCAACTCAAAGATGAGAACAATGAAGATattatttgcatattaattCCAGCACGAATCAAATAG
- the LOC126865633 gene encoding serine/threonine/tyrosine-interacting protein-like, with product MLSLDNNESHQDKEATIAKVPYAKKEKSNEWTYTMRRDMQEVIPGLYLGPYSAAIKSQLPSLLQSGITHIICVRQDIEANFIKPNFPDKFKYLVLNIADTATENIIQHFHKVRTFIDEALNSGGRVLVHGNAGISRSAALVLAYLMEKYGLSQTRAYTIVQQRRFCINPNEGFMAQLREYEPIYQAQQTSRHSLLTQRIKRTIHQMDTEKTEDKCDKMDS from the exons ATGCTGTCTCTAGACAATAATGAATCTCATCAGGATAAG GAAGCCACTATAGCTAAAGTACCTTAcgctaaaaaagaaaaatcaaatgAATGGACATATACAATGAGAAGGGATATGCAG GAAGTGATACCTGGGTTATATCTTGGCCCATATAGTGCAGCTATCAAATCGCAACTACCATCTTTATTACAATCTGGCATAACACATATAATATGTGTTAGGCAAGACATAGAAGCAAATTTTATAAAGCCCAACTTTCCTGATAAATTTAA GTATCTTGTTTTGAATATTGCTGATACAGCaacagaaaatattattcaacATTTTCACAAGGTAAGAACATTTATTGATGAAGCTTTGAACTCTGGAGGTCGAGTCTTAGTACATGGTAATGCTGGAATATCAAGATCTGCAGCATTAGTTTTAGCATATCTTATGGAAAAATATGGACTCTCCCAAAC ACGTGCATATACGATTGTACAACAAAGAAGGTTTTGTATAAACCCTAATGAAGGTTTCATGGCACAATTGAGAGAATACGAGCCGATATATCAAGCACAGCAAACATCAAGACATAGTTTATTGACACAAAGAATCAAAAGAACTATCCATCAAATGGATACTGAAAAAACAGAGGATAAATGTGATAAAATGGACAGTTGA